From the genome of Vitis riparia cultivar Riparia Gloire de Montpellier isolate 1030 chromosome 2, EGFV_Vit.rip_1.0, whole genome shotgun sequence:
ATTtacttttccatttaaagcttCTTCTGCAGATTTGGAAGCTCTCATTCTAACTATTCCTTCTTAGTTTCTACTTTCCGGAGAAAATTCCATATTTAGGTTGTGTTTGATTCGGAGAAtactaaggaaaaaagaaaatataaaagaaaataatttttttcatatttagttatcttatggaaaaatataaaagaaaatcaaatataattaaaattaattaaaattttatgtatgtttaaattatatatcgatgagttaaaataatcGGAATGTTcacaaaagattttttttttttaaataacatcatcaaaatttaaataaagtaATTACTATACGATAAGTGTTAGTGTAAATAAGCCTACAATTAGTGTAAATAAACATTTTACCTTAACAAAAAGTGAACTAAATCTTTAACcgggtttttgaaaaaatcataaacaaaattCTGCAAGACAACTATACGACCGACATGGGTTATGAAATAGTGGGGTTTTCTCATATGTCGTActtttaggtggtgtttgtttttttacttaattttaaatagaactttaatacttaataatgttaaatattagattgtttgtttttttagtattttatttatattaagtattaaaaagtaaaataaataaatatatattattttttctatttataaaaagttatggtggtgtttgtttttttatttaattctaaatagaaccttaatgcttaatagtgttaaatattaagttatttgtttttgtagtattttatttttattaagtattaaaaaataaagaaaaatcaatatgttattttttctatttagaaaaaactacatattttggctttttttatttagtaaaaagtttataataagttatgaaaaagtaaaaaacaaacaacctaaattctaaaaacaaattgctttcaataaaaagccaaaaaaacaaacaccaccaaagctttttctatttagtaaaaagtttataataaatcatgaaaaaatagaaaaacaaattatctaaattctgaaaacaaatcgCTTTAagcaaaaagtcaaaaaaacaaacaccactagTCTCCTAATGGATTAACTGTTCCTTCTCCATGTGAAAATGATTAGTTTTTGGAACCATTATTGTGAGACTGCCATACGttaaatgggaaagaatgatttAAATCTTGTATTTGTCATGCACTACGCACATTCTCTGCATTTTTCCACACcatcatgaaaattttgaaaagcttTGGCTCAGGAAGCAAGCCAGCAAAAGCCCAAATGAAGGTGGAAAGTGGAAACTAGGAACTCAGAAAGCAAGCCACCATGAATCCAGATGAAAGTGGGGGGAGTGGGAAGAAATAAAAGTACTGCCACCCACTAAAACAGCCAGAGGACAGACTTTGCTCTGGATATTAGTTTTCTGTTTTCTGTAGCCCAAACCAAACATCTCTCATTGGACGCCACCTAAACTGATTCAACACGGGTGCCCACATGTTGGGATTAAGACTTGTGAGTGCAGTGCTAACCTCATATGCTTATATAAGCTTATGATGCATCTGGACAGCACATATATTtgtgtataaaagaaaatttaaaattaattaaaattttatgtaaaaatcatatatatatatatatatattgatttttaactaataaaaataaaatgagtttgaagtcactaataaaaataatttattaatttttaatcttttttttttattttatgttttttaattttttcttttcttctacttttcctttgtgttttttattttttttttattttatgattttccttcaaatttgatGCGAACCAAACATTGCCTTAGAATGTCTGGAGAATTGGAAAAGATCATATCTCCTCCTCCAAGGGGGGGTTATTGAACTATTTGTTCAATTTCTTCTGTTCTTTGCTTTGTGGATGGAACAAAATGAATCTGGAAAAGTGAATCATGGCATGAAAGAATGGAAACGTAGGCACGGGCCATTTAGATTTCATCAATGAAAGGGAAAACcagaattggaatttttggaatttgcTTTTTCCAACAATCAGTCAGTCACAAGACTCACAACATGTGAGAATTTTTTGCAGATTTTCCATCAGTTGGCAACAAAAACATCCTAAGAAATTGCAAGATAACAGAATACTGATCAACCAGAAAAGGGCCAGTGAACTTGATGGCCAGACGTTCTACTTTATGTTCAACATAACCACTTGAACATCAACAGCACTTCACATTCTTCATTGCTGTGGCTTGTCAGACATGGTTGCAGCAGACTTGTTGTATTCCTCTAGTTCCTTCTGGTATGCTTCCATGGCTTCCTTAGCTTTGTCATTCCAGATTTTCCTCTCTTGCTCATCCAACTCCTATACAAAAGGGCCCAAATGGGTAAATTTGCAAATAGAAACTTACAGAAATTCTCAATGTCACACTCCAAAAGAGAAAGGAGAAATGATAATACCTTCCATTTCACTGAAATCAGAGCATTGAGGGTGGAATTGTTTATTCCTGGTCGCTCTTGCAGGAAACTTTTCCTTGCTTCTTTGCTGCAGAGAACAAGAACAATTTCCTTATTGAATCATAATCTAAAAAGCCAGAAAATCCCGAAAAACATCCCTGATTGATATATACCTGAATAGGAGGAATGAGGATGCCGGCTTCTTAGGCTTGTTTGGATCAGAGTTGGCCTTTTccttctgcttcttcttcttctggcgATTCTCCTTCGTTTTCTATATTCAAACCACAGATTAGCTGCTGAATAAGTTTTGAAACCAACAATACCCACAAATTTATGGTGACAACGTGGAAGAACCTTGATTATATTTtcggttttttctttcttcttgagCAGTTGTAATGCTTCATGTTTCTGGATTTTCATCTGCTCCTCCTCTCCCTTCTTGAGATTTTCAGATTCTTCATCCTTCTGCTGTTTGTACAACTCCATTTCTTCCTGATACTTtgccttatttttctttgcaatctGCAAGTTTTCGATGGAAATTGTAAGAGACCAAGCTGCAGAGATAAACAAAGACAGAAACACAGAGGTCATGAGATGAACCTCTTCGTAAGGGCGTTTCTGCTTCTCCGTCATGTTCTTCCACTCTTCACCAGCAATCTTGGCAATCTACCAAAATACCCAACCTCAAATTAGCTCAAATCAGTAGAAACGAAttccaagagaaaaaaaaataaaaaaaaaaccacccaGATTCTAATCATCAGCTACCTCTAAAACATTCTTATTCTCTGCAAGCAGAGCTGCTCGCCTTTCctttgagaacaaaaaaaatgatgatacaGGATGCTTCGGTTTCAATGGGTCCTTCTCTTTCCTGTAAAagagttgagaaaaaaattagagagaagCAGAGAGGAAGCAAGGGAGATTAGTGGGTCCTTTTCTTTCCtgtaaaagaaatgagaaaattttcagAATGGAACAGAGGAAGGGGGGAGATTAATGGggctttactttttctttttgttctccTTTTCTGCTTCCTGTTTGAACTGGAGATATTGCTCAAGCAACTCCATAGCTGTCTTCTGCTTCTGCTCCTCTTCCAACAGCCTCATGGCTTCATTTTCGCGCTTCTCCTTCCCCACTATCTGCAAATAGGCTTCCTTCTCAGCCTGATACTTCTCCTCATATGGCTTCTTCTCTTCTGCGCTGATTGTCTTCCATTTAGTCCCCAAAATATTTGAGATCTCCTTGAAGTCTGCATCCGGGTTTGCTTTCTTGGCCTACGTTCAAAAATACAGATGAATTTCTAGGTTTTGGagtcaaattcaatttcttcttcGGAAcctattttctcttatttaccTCATTCCACTGATCCTTGCACCAGAGTACATATGACGGAGATGGCCTTTTCGTTTCTGGGCAGCCCTTTTTgttcttctccttcttttctTGTTCCTTATCTCTCAGAGAGTGAAGTGGAAATGTCTGAAAGAAAGATCAGGAAAGTGAAATTAAAAGGGAATATCCAAAGAAAGACcgataaaaatcaaatcaaacccTTGAAAGCAGAAATCAAGAATCACAatggtctgtttggttgctaataaaatggaagaaaaaaaactaacaaactTAAGAAAGAATCTGAAGAAggtcaagaaaatgaaatctaatACTTAAAACACAGATATGCAAAGGAATTAATAGTCTGGTTGTTTGCTAGTAAAAACGctggaaaggaaaggaaattaaaaagaatatcaagAAAGATTCCAATAAAGAAACATCCATTAAaccataaaattcaaaattgctTTTTCCACACTTCAATATTCTTGGACACCAAACACAAAAAAGGGGGGGAAAATGGGgaaagaaatcaagaaaacgaACCATGGTGGGTTTGAACTCCTTCAACTTCTGCAACTTCTTCAACTCCATCTGAAGCTTCTCCTGCTCTCGACCCCTTGTCTCGAGCTCTTCCTCCTTAATCTTCAACATCTCGTCTCTAGCCTTCAGTAACTCCTCCGTCTTCTCCTTCTCAAGCCGCAATTGCCCAAGCTTTTCCTGCATTTCTTGCAAGTCCCTCTCAAACGACTGGGACTCCTTCGATTTCTTCCCTTTCTGAGCCCCTTTAGTCTTCTTCTTCCCGGACAGAGGCTGTGACAGGCTCTCGTGGTTCTCCTTTGCGGCATCTTCAGGCGGCGTCGGAACTGGCGCCGGAGAGGACTCTGAGATCTGTCCGGCCAAGATGTTTGCCTTATTCGTTGAAGAGCTCTTCTCCTTCAGCGCCTTCCTGCTAGTCCTTGCCTTCTTTATCGGAACAGCCATGGGGATTTCAACAACAGTCTCAGCCATGgttaaaagagagagagagagagagaaaccagAAAGATGGCTGTATTGAGGCTGTGAGATGCGGCAGCGCTTATATATACGCAATACAGAGCACATAGGGGGTGTAACGGttagaattttcaaattcaaatggaGCCTTTGGATCGAAGAGTTGTTTGGGTTCCCCTTGAATGGATTTGACCGTTAAAAGGTTTGAATTTGTTGGATAGAATCCATAGAttggattgaaaaataattgtcaGAGTAACACTTGTGAGCCACGTGGACAGCCACATAGATAGGAGTCCTTGCTCGTTTAATCTTCCCACAACTaccattaataattttaagattttaatataAAGTTGAATAGAGCAAAGAGGCAACATTGATTTTAATGCACATATATAAAACCGCATTTGAGAATTACAACCTTGAAGACAATATAAAACTATATCTGCCACGTAGACACATGTATCAAGAGAACtattttgggaattattttgcAATCCAATCTAATCCTAtggtaatttaaaattttattttttttttcatatttgagtgtctcaataatttttttttttgaaaataattaataatttttacaactatttccaaaagaattttaataatttttaatatttatttttatggatttttttaaaattaataaattaacaaCATGTGTGTATCTTACAACCATATTTAGTAGCTTCTATGGAAGATACTGTTATCTCGCAACTTATACCCTTCTATTGTACTAATCTATTTCAATTAATATGAAAACCACAATTTTTAAATGCAATGtctaaatttatactaaaattataGTTTTTAGATGTAATTTTTGAATTCATATCCtaactataatttttaaattttttttaattaaaagtctCAATTATCAACtaaagttttagttaaaaaataaagtttcaattaTCCATtgtaacttcattttttaacctCAAACTTAAATTGTTAATTGATACCTCATTTTTATAGAATGATGATGTAGTACTCACGTGATTGGAAAGAAATTacattgaatataatttttaaaaataagttaaaaggtatttttttttatcaatcgaatcattttaatttaaaatttaaaatgtcaaATCACtataaattatatgaaagaaaaatgtaattaaaattttaagtatttttaaattattttattttatataataaaggaaaataagtgaaaagagtttaaagaaatagataaaaataatactaaactttttattttcttttcttttttattttcttttctttgcactTTGTATTTTCCCTCGAAATTATGGGCAAACATAGTCTTGATAAAATgccttttttattattcattttatgtcAAGCCTTTATTGAATGAATCGATggtatttttaaatcaattttttatcaaaatctaAAATACACTCAAATTTAAATCTTGTTTTGATTAcgttttaaaagttaaaacctctttttttaactttaagagCTTTCCCACccatttgaataatttttctaaaaaatatttataacttaaaatggTGGCTTATGGctaaacttaaaaacaaaatatcattagaAACGTCCTACAActacatattaaaaaaacaccaccataattttgaattcatgaTCTATGGGAAAAAATTTGTCAACCTCcatcttttctcctttttgggtttttgaagactgttcttaaaaatatttttc
Proteins encoded in this window:
- the LOC117927069 gene encoding high mobility group B protein 6-like gives rise to the protein MAETVVEIPMAVPIKKARTSRKALKEKSSSTNKANILAGQISESSPAPVPTPPEDAAKENHESLSQPLSGKKKTKGAQKGKKSKESQSFERDLQEMQEKLGQLRLEKEKTEELLKARDEMLKIKEEELETRGREQEKLQMELKKLQKLKEFKPTMTFPLHSLRDKEQEKKEKNKKGCPETKRPSPSYVLWCKDQWNEAKKANPDADFKEISNILGTKWKTISAEEKKPYEEKYQAEKEAYLQIVGKEKRENEAMRLLEEEQKQKTAMELLEQYLQFKQEAEKENKKKKKEKDPLKPKHPVSSFFLFSKERRAALLAENKNVLEIAKIAGEEWKNMTEKQKRPYEEIAKKNKAKYQEEMELYKQQKDEESENLKKGEEEQMKIQKHEALQLLKKKEKTENIIKKTKENRQKKKKQKEKANSDPNKPKKPASSFLLFSKEARKSFLQERPGINNSTLNALISVKWKELDEQERKIWNDKAKEAMEAYQKELEEYNKSAATMSDKPQQ